One Algibacter sp. L3A6 genomic region harbors:
- a CDS encoding sensor histidine kinase yields the protein MNKFLYLLYQTPKSSTAAERYLLIYTICVLVVVTALVVVFFVVFLKRKNKLLLDKVKQQQAFEEEITQAQTETQEQTLKNIGWELHDNVGQLLSFASMQLSILKMQVDADVRDKFKDTTAAISESLSEVRALSKTLNNEVVLNIGFEKSISNELNRLNKLKFASAELKVIGDKIEFEDRKHEIIIFRILQEFLSNTVKYSQAENLNVILEYTDKNLKITAKDDGVGFNMGTAEKGSGLINMRSRANLIGAAFSLESKPEHGVTLILDYPLL from the coding sequence ATGAATAAATTTTTATATCTTCTATATCAAACGCCAAAATCTTCTACTGCTGCAGAGCGTTATTTGTTAATTTACACTATATGTGTTTTGGTTGTGGTTACAGCTCTAGTTGTTGTGTTTTTTGTGGTGTTTTTAAAACGAAAAAATAAATTGCTGTTAGATAAAGTTAAGCAGCAACAAGCTTTTGAAGAAGAAATAACACAGGCGCAAACAGAAACGCAGGAGCAAACCTTAAAGAACATTGGTTGGGAGTTGCACGATAATGTTGGGCAGTTGTTATCTTTTGCAAGTATGCAATTAAGTATTTTAAAAATGCAGGTCGATGCCGATGTGCGTGATAAATTTAAAGATACTACTGCTGCAATAAGTGAGAGTTTATCAGAGGTGCGAGCGCTTTCTAAAACTCTAAATAATGAGGTGGTTTTAAATATTGGTTTCGAGAAATCGATTTCTAATGAGTTAAACCGACTTAATAAACTAAAGTTCGCTTCCGCGGAATTAAAAGTTATTGGAGATAAGATTGAGTTTGAAGATAGAAAGCACGAAATTATTATATTTAGAATTCTTCAGGAGTTTTTATCTAATACCGTGAAATATTCTCAAGCCGAAAACTTAAATGTTATTTTAGAATACACCGATAAAAATTTAAAAATCACAGCTAAAGATGATGGTGTAGGCTTTAATATGGGTACCGCAGAGAAGGGCTCTGGCTTAATTAATATGCGTAGTCGTGCTAATTTAATTGGCGCCGCTTTTAGTTTAGAATCAAAACCTGAGCATGGTGTAACCTTAATTTTAGATTACCCGTTGCTGTAA